The Sorangiineae bacterium MSr11367 genome window below encodes:
- a CDS encoding FAD-dependent oxidoreductase yields the protein MGGGDSKLAGPDLAVGIGIGELADGAMLVGHAHGEAVLVARRGREVFAIGATCTHYGGPLAEGLRVGDTVRCPWHHACFSLRTGEAVRAPALNPVACFDVEQREGKLYVLGKRAPEAKRAPAGAPESVVIVGAGAAGNAAAEMLRREGYSGKVTMVGADPALPCDRPNLSKDYLAGTAPEEWIPLRSPDFYEAQTIDLRLGAQVERIEPEARQVVFADGTRLGYGALLLATGAEPVRLQIPGATLPHVRYLRSLGDCRAIISRCEHAKKAVVVGASFIGLEVAASLRARGLEVAVVAPENKPLERIMGTELGDFLRALHEEHGVVFHLGHTAHRIDEKAVILDDGASLDADLVVVGIGVRPNVELAERAGLMIERGVRVDAYLKTSSPGIWAAGDIARWPDPHTGQNIRIEHWVVAERHGQIAALNMLGRATVCDVVPFFWSQHYDVPIAYVGHAERWDRIDVSGSLAQRDATLAFRAGDKTLAIATLGRDLQSLEAERAIEMGKGTVP from the coding sequence ATGGGCGGTGGAGACTCGAAGCTCGCGGGGCCCGATCTTGCGGTGGGGATCGGTATTGGGGAACTGGCCGACGGAGCCATGTTGGTAGGGCACGCGCATGGCGAGGCCGTGCTCGTGGCGCGGCGAGGTCGTGAAGTCTTTGCGATCGGTGCCACGTGCACGCATTACGGTGGGCCCTTGGCGGAAGGGCTGCGTGTGGGCGACACGGTCCGTTGCCCATGGCATCACGCTTGTTTTTCGCTGCGCACGGGCGAGGCGGTGCGCGCACCCGCGCTCAATCCCGTTGCGTGTTTCGATGTGGAGCAGCGCGAGGGGAAGCTCTACGTGCTTGGCAAACGCGCCCCGGAGGCCAAACGCGCGCCGGCAGGAGCTCCCGAGTCCGTCGTCATCGTCGGCGCCGGTGCCGCGGGCAACGCCGCGGCCGAAATGCTGCGACGCGAAGGGTACTCGGGAAAGGTGACCATGGTGGGGGCGGATCCGGCGCTGCCCTGCGACCGACCCAATCTGTCCAAGGATTACCTTGCAGGCACTGCGCCCGAGGAATGGATTCCGCTGCGGTCTCCAGACTTCTACGAAGCGCAGACGATCGATCTTCGCCTTGGCGCACAGGTGGAACGCATCGAGCCCGAGGCGCGCCAGGTGGTTTTTGCCGACGGAACGCGACTTGGCTATGGGGCACTTTTACTCGCCACGGGAGCCGAACCCGTGCGCTTGCAGATCCCGGGGGCCACGCTGCCGCACGTGCGCTATCTGCGATCCCTGGGCGATTGCCGCGCCATCATCTCGCGCTGCGAGCATGCCAAGAAGGCCGTGGTGGTGGGAGCGAGCTTCATTGGACTGGAAGTCGCCGCTTCGCTCCGCGCCCGCGGACTCGAAGTTGCGGTCGTCGCGCCCGAAAACAAGCCACTGGAACGGATCATGGGCACGGAGCTCGGAGACTTTCTCCGTGCACTCCACGAGGAGCATGGCGTCGTATTTCATCTTGGCCATACCGCCCATCGCATCGACGAGAAGGCCGTTATCCTCGACGACGGCGCGTCGCTCGACGCCGATCTCGTCGTCGTTGGCATTGGGGTCCGCCCCAACGTCGAACTCGCCGAGCGAGCGGGCCTGATGATCGAGCGCGGCGTCCGCGTCGATGCCTATCTCAAGACGAGCTCCCCGGGGATCTGGGCCGCCGGCGATATCGCACGATGGCCCGACCCTCACACCGGCCAGAACATCCGAATCGAGCATTGGGTCGTGGCCGAACGACACGGGCAGATTGCCGCGTTGAACATGTTGGGGCGCGCCACCGTCTGCGACGTCGTGCCGTTCTTCTGGAGCCAGCACTACGACGTGCCCATCGCCTACGTTGGCCACGCCGAGCGATGGGATCGCATCGACGTATCGGGCAGCCTCGCCCAGCGCGACGCCACACTGGCCTTCCGTGCGGGCGACAAGACGCTCGCCATCGCCACCCTCGGCCGCGACCTACAAAGCCTCGAAGCCGAGCGCGCGATCGAAATGGGGAAGGGGACCGTGCCCTAG